From the Gordonia bronchialis DSM 43247 genome, one window contains:
- a CDS encoding SDR family NAD(P)-dependent oxidoreductase — translation MSSRRSREARAVVTGAGSGIGRAFARELARRGSTILCADINVERAAETVALIEEQGRGRAEAIFCDVANVDDMRALAARAREFLGGPTSLMINNAGVGIGGPPVGEIGIDDWEWALGINLRGMVYGSELFLPQLRESGHCGLINVASAAAFSAAPGMAAYNVGKAGVLALSEAIAAELSGSDLAVTVLCPTFVETNVATDGRITGEAMRIAEFLMRHTGRSADAVARDTLDAHDRGRLYVIPQIDARAIWLAKRMFPRSYAVGAGILRRLLPGVGNTAGVDAQRLTTTTGA, via the coding sequence ATGAGCAGCAGAAGAAGTCGGGAGGCCCGTGCGGTCGTGACCGGGGCGGGTTCGGGCATCGGACGCGCCTTCGCGCGGGAACTCGCCCGTCGTGGGTCGACGATCCTGTGTGCCGACATCAACGTCGAGCGCGCGGCCGAGACCGTCGCGCTGATCGAGGAGCAGGGGCGCGGACGCGCCGAGGCGATCTTCTGCGATGTCGCGAACGTCGACGACATGCGCGCACTTGCCGCTCGCGCACGAGAATTCCTGGGTGGCCCGACGAGTCTCATGATCAACAACGCCGGCGTCGGGATCGGCGGGCCGCCGGTCGGTGAGATCGGCATCGACGACTGGGAGTGGGCACTCGGGATCAACCTGCGGGGGATGGTCTACGGCTCGGAGCTCTTCCTGCCGCAACTGCGCGAATCGGGGCACTGCGGACTGATCAATGTCGCTTCTGCCGCAGCCTTTTCGGCCGCTCCGGGGATGGCTGCCTACAACGTCGGGAAGGCCGGAGTGCTGGCCTTGTCGGAGGCCATCGCCGCCGAGCTGTCCGGTAGCGACCTCGCGGTGACCGTGTTGTGCCCGACCTTTGTCGAGACCAACGTGGCCACCGACGGCAGGATCACTGGTGAGGCGATGAGGATCGCGGAGTTCCTCATGCGTCACACCGGCCGGTCGGCCGACGCGGTCGCCCGCGACACCCTCGACGCGCACGACCGCGGTCGCCTGTATGTGATCCCGCAGATCGACGCCCGCGCGATCTGGTTGGCCAAACGGATGTTCCCGCGCAGCTATGCCGTCGGTGCGGGAATTCTGCGGAGGCTTCTCCCCGGCGTCGGCAACACCGCCGGTGTCGACGCGCAACGACTCACCACCACGACAGGAGCGTGA
- a CDS encoding alpha/beta hydrolase produces MSQNSLRSGAATAALRRTLRPLNEVLSSFQVPVSRALVAAAMLVGSPPPYRVRVDRLNTGTFRGEWVYPPDARASRQMILYVHGSGYAICSARTHRGLVARLSRLTGMPVFSVDYRLAPEHRFPAAADDVEAAYSWLQDIGYRAENITVAGDSAGGHLILDLLAENARHGRRQPRAVFLMSPLVDLSLGLARRREQRAGPDPLISARAAHRLVRNYTRGQPDDLARIAVTLDRSDDLPRTMIHAGGAEVLVDDAREAHRMLIEAGADCELQVWLGQMHVFQALPTLIPEAAPALAVAADFIVGSEAPASRGAGRRRDRHRTDQVIA; encoded by the coding sequence GTGTCTCAGAACTCCTTGCGATCTGGCGCGGCGACCGCGGCACTGCGTCGCACGTTGCGACCGCTGAACGAGGTGCTGTCGTCGTTTCAGGTCCCCGTGTCGCGGGCGCTCGTCGCCGCAGCCATGCTGGTGGGGTCTCCGCCGCCCTACCGCGTTCGGGTGGATCGGCTCAACACCGGCACATTCCGTGGCGAGTGGGTCTATCCGCCCGACGCCCGCGCCTCCCGGCAGATGATCCTCTACGTCCACGGCAGCGGATATGCGATCTGCTCGGCGCGGACCCACCGGGGCCTGGTTGCACGCCTGTCGCGATTGACGGGCATGCCCGTGTTCAGTGTCGACTACCGCTTGGCGCCCGAGCATCGATTCCCGGCCGCCGCCGACGATGTGGAAGCCGCCTACTCCTGGCTGCAGGACATCGGATACCGGGCGGAGAACATCACGGTTGCCGGTGATTCCGCGGGCGGACACCTCATCCTGGATCTGCTCGCGGAGAATGCGCGCCACGGCCGGAGGCAGCCTCGCGCGGTGTTTCTCATGTCCCCGCTCGTCGATCTGTCGCTCGGTCTGGCCCGGCGTCGCGAACAACGGGCGGGACCAGACCCGCTCATCTCCGCTCGCGCCGCCCACCGGCTCGTGCGCAACTACACGCGAGGGCAACCGGACGATCTGGCCCGGATCGCCGTGACACTCGACCGTTCAGATGATCTGCCGCGCACCATGATCCACGCCGGTGGTGCCGAGGTGCTTGTCGACGACGCCCGCGAGGCACACCGGATGCTCATCGAGGCGGGCGCCGACTGTGAACTGCAGGTCTGGCTGGGGCAGATGCATGTCTTCCAGGCGCTGCCGACGCTGATCCCTGAGGCGGCACCCGCGTTGGCTGTGGCCGCCGACTTCATCGTCGGCTCAGAAGCTCCCGCGAGCCGGGGAGCCGGGCGGCGACGAGATCGGCACCGGACCGACCAGGTGATTGCATGA